A genomic window from Canis aureus isolate CA01 chromosome 2, VMU_Caureus_v.1.0, whole genome shotgun sequence includes:
- the BLM gene encoding recQ-like DNA helicase BLM isoform X5 encodes MSQREEVVKKCLGELTEVCKSLGKVFGVHYFNIFNTVTLKKLAESLSSDPEVLLQIDGVTEDKLEKYGAEVIPILQKYSEWTLPADDGSPRISPSSSRSTRRSAPEEFDEETSISSHYFANKTKNERKRKRMSATQRSKRRRTGFGGSKTKGGSTACRKTSSKSKSSNIFGPHSSLHGSQAASGAARKLGIMAPPKPINRPFLKPSYAFS; translated from the exons ATGTCTCAGAGAGAAGAAGTGGTAAAGAAGTGTCTTGGAGAACTGACAGAAGTGTGTAAATCTCTGGGAAAAGTTTTTGGTGTCCactactttaatatttttaatactgtGACTCTCAAGAAGCTTGCAG AATCTCTATCTTCTGATCCCGAGGTTTTGCTTCAAATTGATGGTGTTACTGAAGACAAACTGGAAAAATATGGTGCAGAAGTGATTCCAATATTACAGAAATACTCTGAGTGGACATTGCCAG CTGACGATGGTTCCCCACGAATCAGCCCGAGCAGCAGCAGAAGCACCAGGAGAAGTGCCCCTGAGGAGTTCGACGAGGAAACATCCATATCTTCTCACTACTTtgcaaataaaaccaaaaatgaaagaaagaggaaaaggatgtCAGCCACCCAGAGGTCTAAGAGGAGGAGAACTGGCTTTGGTGGCTCCAAGACAAAAGG GGGGTCCACTGCATGCAGAAAGACATCTTCTAAAAGTAAATCCTCCAACATATTTGGACCTCATTCATCTTTGCATGGTTCTCAAGCAGCATCAGGAGCCGCTAGAAAATTGGGGATTATGGCTCCCCCAAAGCCTATAAATAGACCGTTTCTTAAGCCTTCATATGCATTTTCATAA